The DNA sequence GGGTTAGACAGACTCACTGTAACTGTTTGTGGAGAGGCAGGGCGATCTGTGGGGGTTAGACAGACTCACTGTAACTGTTTGTGGAGAGGCATGGCGATCTGTGGGGGTTAGACAGACTCACTGTAACTGTTTTGGAGTGGCAGGGCGATCTGTGGGGGTTAGACAGACTCACTGTAACTGTTTGTGGAGAGGCAGGGTGATCTGTGGGGGTTAGACAGACTCACTGTAACTGTTTGTGGAGAGGCAGGGCGATCTGTGGGGGTTAGACAGACTCACTGTAACTGTTTGTGGAGAGGCAGGGTGATCTGTGGGGGTTAGACAGACTCACTGTAACTGTTTGTGGAGAGGCAGGGTGATCTGTGGGGGGGGTTAGACGGAGACTCACTGTAGCTGTTTGTGGAGAGGCAGGGTGATCTGTGGGGGTTAGACAGACTCACTGTAACTGTTTTGGAGTGGCAGGGCGAtctgtgggggttagggttagacagagTCACTGTAACTGTTTGTGGAGTGGCAGGGCGATCTGTGGGGGTTAGACAGACTCACTGTAGCTGTTTGTGGAGGGGCAGGATGATCTGTGGGGGTTAGACAGACTCACTGTAGCTGTTTTTGGAGTGGCAGGGTGATCTGTGGGGGTTAGGGACAGACTCACTGTAACTGTTTTGGAGTGGCAGGGCGATCTGTGGGGGTTAGGCTTAGACAGAGTCACTGTAGCTGTTTGTGGAGTGGCAGGGCGATCTGTGGGGGTTAGACAGACTCACTGTAGCTGTTTAGAGGGGCAGGGTGAtctgtgggggttagggttagacagactCACTGTAGCTGTTTAGAGTGGCAGGGCGAtctgtggggttagggttagacagactCACTGTCGCTGTTTAGAGTGGCAGGGCGATCTGTGGGGGGTTAGACAGACTCACTGTCGCTGTTTAGAGTGGCAGGGCGAtctgtgggggttagggttagacagactCACTGTAGCTGTTTAGAGTGGCAGGGCGATCTGTGGGGGTTAGACAGACTCACTGTAACTGTTTAGAGTGGCAGGGCGATCTGTGGGGGGGGTTAGACAGACTCACTGTAGCTGTTTAGAATGGCAGGGCGATCTGTGGGGGGGGTTAGACAGACTCACTGTAGCTGTTTAGAGTGGCAGGGCGATCTGTGGGGGGGGTTAGACAGACTCACTGTCGCTGTTTAGAGTGGCAGGGCAATCTGTGGGGGTTAGGCTTAGACAGAGTCACTGTAGCTGTTTAGAGTGGCAGGGCGATCTGTGGGGGGGGTTAGACAGACTCACTGTAGCTGTTTTAGAGGGGCAGGGCGATCTGTGGGGGGGGTTAGACAGACTCACTGTAGCTGTTTAGAGGGGCAGGGCGATCTGTGGGGGTTAGACAGACTCACTGTAGCTGTTTAGAGTGGCAGGGCGATCTGTGGGGGTTAGACAGACTCACTGTAGATGTTTAGAGTGGCAGGGCGAtctgtgggggttagggttagacagactCACTGTCGCTGTTTAGAGTGGCAGGGCGATCTGTGGGGGTTAGGCTTAGACAGACTCACTGTAGCTGTTTTGGAGTGGCAGGGCGATCTGTGGGGGTTAGACAGACTCACTGTAGCTGTTTAGAGGGGCAGGGCGAtctgtgggggttagggttagacagactCACTGTAGCTGTTTAGAGGGGCAGGATGATCTGTGGGGGTTCGGGTTAGACAGAGACTCACTGTAGCTGTTTAAGAGTGGCAGGATGATCTGTGGGGGTTCGGGTTAGACAGGGACTCACTGTAGCTGTTTGTGGAGAGGCAGGGCGATCTGTGGGGTCAGGGTTAGACAGGGACTCACTGTAGTTGTTTGTGGAGAGGCAGGGCGATCTGTGGGGGCACGTTGATGAACCTCTCGCTGAGCAGCAGTCCCACAGGCTTAGTGGTGTCGTTGAGGACCTTCTCCAGATCGTCTGTCACACTATGGGGACAACTCTTCTCACACTGACCCAGGATCAGATCCTTGACCTCCTCCACACACTGGACACCCTGTGGACGGATCAGAACACAGTTACTAACAGATAGACCTTTTCACCAGACTGCCGTGATTGGTCAAAATGCAGGCTAGTGCAGTAGGCAGGAAGAGGAAGTGGGCTACTACATTGAAGTCTATGGAAAACAGATCTTTCCTCAAGGTCGTCCTTTTAAAATTTCAGattcagacagagagaagagtgaACAACAATGTATTTTGTATCGTAACATCTCATTGGTTGAGAAAGTGTCAAGTTAAGTGATTTCATAGatcatatattttttattttatttaacttggcaagtcagttataagaacaaattcttatttacaatgacggcctacaggggaacagtgggttaactgccttgttcaggggcagatcgacagatgtttaccttgtcagctccgggattcgatctagcaacctttcggttactggcccaaccctgtaggctacctgccaccccaaattgACAACATCGGACTGTACCTACCTTTCTCTCAGTGAGGTTGAGCATGCTGATGAAACCAAACACCTCATCGGCTggatcctcatcatcatcactgtcCTCTGGCACCTCTGCTTGCTGACAACAAAACATGCAGAAAGACATACATGATGCTACTGAATTCATATAAATTGTTCTCCGTTGGATGTGGGAGAAGGAAACTGGAGCTAGAAAtacaagcatttccctacacccacaataacatctgctaaacatgtatgTGACGAATACAACTGATTTGAAGAGAGCATATGTGTATAATCATATTTTGGGAGTTTAATATGATGCGTTGAATTGTATGATGCATATTTGTGATGGTCTGGTCTGATAGACTCAACGCGTCTGGTTTCTTACCCTGATGACGCTTCCAATATGATTCTGCTGGATGAGGAGATCGGTCAACTCGGATGTATTGACACGAGCCTTCAGAAACAGCTGTTGCATGAGTTTCTTGACCCCGTTGTAGTCATTGTGAGTAATGGTATGGGCCTCAAAGTCTACAATGACCTCCTGGAATCAAACAAAAAGGTTGTTAATACAAGTCCCGACTCCCGAGACAATGTTTTGGACTTGATGGGGACGGTTTTAGTGTCAATACTGGTATCGATTGTTTTGTTTGTCTAAACTACTCTTCTGGTTTTAAGTGTGTAAATGTCCATGCACTTCACTATTTAGCTAGTTTAAAACTCTGAAGTGACCGACTGGCTATGTTTAGCATGTCCCTAACATACTTAACCATTGTTAACTAGATTGATATGAACAACAGTTGTTTGCTAAAAAGCTAGCTATCTATCTCACCCATCTAACACGTTTAGCCAGTGCTAGCTAGCCTGCTAGGCCAGGAATATAGCCAGTTCACTAGACACATTATCGTACTTCATTGATCTCCTCTTCTGATCCGCTGTCATTCTCTAATGAATCACCGTCGTTTTCCAATCCTTCATCAGAGCTGTTATCCTCACTATCAGCGGGATTTTCTCCAATTCCAACTGCTCGTCTTTTCGCTGAAGAAGCCATGCTGCCAAAACAGATACCACGCGTATGGGGAAAGGGATTAAAGTGGAGTTGGTGTACTGAGAAACTGAGACACTGTAGCGGCCATTTTGGATCAATTGTTGCATGCTTCATTATGCTTGGAAAGCCCGTGTGCAGAACCGCAATGGTGTCCGGTTACTCACGCTGACAGCAGAATGGAATAAACCATTTTGATCATAAGggatatatatattgtatttgtAAATTATATTTAAAATATGGTCGAATATTGTTTACTGAACTGTtccagaagaaaaaaaactattaCTTTCTATAATTGTAACAGTAGTGATAAAATTCATTGTTATTGCTCAAGTATTATGCTAACAAAACATGACTATTTTGATGTCCCCTATTTCCTCGTTTTAGTAGTAGCCATGAAGCCAGCTGGAGGAAGAGATCGAGGTACAGTGTTTGTGTACATCCAATTATTGTTGATTTTTCTACGGTTTCTGTAAATTTTCTGTTGACTTGAAAACGAAAACGAGTTAGCTCAATAATTAAGCATGATAATTATTGTGTGTGCAGTTATTGTTTTATGGTTGCGCCAACGGAGCCAAGTAATGTGTCGCGTTGGCTCAGAAGTGACAGCTCCATATTTGAATTGTATTGCATAACATAACAACATTGCAAGTACATAAAACGTACAGTATACTGGTGCATGAGAGACCCGAGCTCTACAGCTGACTGAATAACATCGCATGCCTCTAATTGATAAATGGTCCGAGCTATGAAAACAGTTGATTCATGGCTCAACATCATTGTTATCAGTAGGCGACATATGACAGGCGCTGGGTGTAACGTTAGCCCTCTACGGGTTCCACCCCCGTAAACCTTCTGTCCTGAAGCTACTGCACCGGGTCAGTCATTCAGTTTATAATCTTACTAAATAGTGTAAATCTGCATTcagtggatttttttttaatgtgttaACGATTTTCATCATTGACCTCGTTGCAGACGGTAACATTAAGTTGTATCCCTTCTTGTCTTATTCCACAGGGCTCTGAGTCATCTGTCGAAATGCATGTATTGCTTCTGAAAGAACCAAGAGAGGGAGGCTCTGGACCAGATCCTTACATCAAGGTACAGTAGAGAATCATCTTTTGTATTGATATTTGCAGCTTGCATGTgcattatattctgttctattcaaccctattctattatactctacacctattataatgcattataggACGGGTggttctaatcctgaatgctgattggttaaaaccgcagtCCAGCCGATGTCTGTTCCATAAAttaccaccagctaaatctatgacgttaaaatgcctatttactctgttccatctgattgCGCAATCAAccgtctcatcagcccagccagacaatttataaacttgatctccgcTATAAAAATACATTATCTcaccatttcttttagactaacatttagtttccAACAGCGGAGGTTTTATATAAACCTTGTCTGTCtttccgacatttgcaacattgtttcaatattcaaattctatCTCCAGCTGACCCATAGTTTTGAACATGTTGGGAGTCGTGACgatacagacaggcaggcagcgtttctcagccagtctaaATAATgcatcagctggcatcattttttatggatatatatatattgtacaaACAGGTCAAACAAAACGAAATGCAGCTCGTTTGCAgtgtttccagcttcagtttgaagtgattgtgtttaGCTGTGTTGCTGgttagctcctctgaacaacagtgtcctgacaagaGAGCACAtcttctatgccaggtgaaatcgggtctcattagctcattgttatggatgtatccaaataaatgtcactagaaaacagctgaaacaaatgtaaatgcagctactttgctgttattctgtttGCGCTTTTTGACCTAGCTGTCCGTAGTTGGCAAGCTagcaagtgtaacagtataaattTAGACCGTCCGTTCattgatacagaacaaaaagactgaacgactgggtcgggtctcTAGCAACCAAACCGACAGAACGAACGATCAACCAGCTTGGGTAGCAACCATAGATTTGTATCGGGACTATATCTTGCGGAAGGATGAAATAtcatgaataaattcatcaatatatatatttttttaatgaaaatatgtgaatcattatttgaatgtgttggtaacccgttgtataaaagtgatcgtgccctcgaagccggtgttttgGTGGATATATTGTAAACAAATGTGCCAATAACAAACACCAGTCACAATATATCTTCgaaacaccggcttctcgggcattataaCCTAAATGTATAAGGGTGACTGTGTAACAGTgaaattgatttgattttcagAGCTCTCAACTTTGCGTTTACAGGAGCTGGCATCGCGTGGACACGAAGCAACCTTAATTCCTGTGTTGTCGTTTACATTTGTTTCCTTGAACACATTGTCAGACAAGGTGAATACCATTTATTTAAAATCAAAGTGTTGATTTGAAGATCGAAAGTTTGGTAACATTTTACTGGGACACCATAAGcatcataacagctgacataaccgtcaaaatatgtcataacagctgacataacctgttataacctgtcataatatggttATAACACTTATGACTAAACAtatatatttagacctgttgttaGTTACTTTATGGCTGGTTAGGACACTGACTAAACCTATCAAGGTTAGTTAATTTATGGCTGGTTAGGACACTGACTAAACCTACCAAGGTTGACTAAACCTACCACAAGGTTAGTTACTTTAAGGTAGAACATTCCATTCCACCATAGCCTACTGgtcaacagtatgtttatgtGATATAATAGTTTCTGAAATTGACTATATTAAATTATCTTTATAAATGCACGCAAAATTCATGTCAGACATACGCCTACCCATAATGCTCTATtgttgatgactgggatgaatgcaggagcagatttcaggagtAGGACAAGACACCTTTTTGACTGATGTGACAGTGTCACAGGATGACGTAAGGACAGTGTCATAAGGTGTACGTGATAGGCCTGGCTTTAATGGCTAGTAGGATTATGATGTCATAATGCTTCGTGACAGTGTCATATAGTGTAttatcttagtccaagtaaacaacaacaacaacaaagaagcACACTTTCAAAACGAAAGGAAACTTCTTGTCAGGGAAAAACACGTttgaataaatgtgggttttgacactcttatgtaggtgtcataaccagccagaaaataacacaatatatttaacaacgtatgtatgtatgtatgtatgtatgtatgtatgtatgtatgtatgtatgtatgtatgtatgtatggtaatgtaatgtaatgtaatgttatgtatGTAATGTTTTTATGCAATGTATGTAATTATTGTATGTATTTCTGTAattaatgtaatgtatgtatgtatgtatgtaatgtatgtatgtatgtatataagggtcatgacagtgttatgaccctGTTATGTCAGCcattatgacatattatgacatggttattaCGGGTGTAAAGTGTTACTGAACATTGGAACTGTTTGGTTTCTGTTTAGTAGTCGTTATACagctgttgtctctactactacAGCTGTTTCAGCCAGAACGACACGGCGGGCTGATTTTTACCAGCCCGAGGGCGGTGGAGGCAGTCAAAATGTGTCTTGAAGATGATGAAAGAACGGAACGTGAGTAGATCTCGTGAAGTTTTAAGCTATGTCCTgtaaaatgcccccccccccccgttaacAAAAAGTAATTGTTAGGAAAGGATAGGCCTCTTGTGCCTGAGTCTTTTTCAGACGGACAAAGTCAACACGCGTTAGTGAATGTAAAGCTACTCGTTTTAATTTCTGTTTTCTATTTATAGAGTGGAACATGGACATAAGAGACAAATGGAATGCCAAGTCCATCTATGTTGTTGGGAAGGCTACTGCAGCGTTAGGTGAGTTAATTGATCACGAAACATTGTGTAAACTTACGGGCATTAAACACTTCTATTCAGCGTGGAGTTCTTTGTCGTTTTACAACAACTTCGTGTCTCTAAAGTGATTGTCTCTCTTTTGTTTCACTGAGAGGATCTGGTCATAtgggatatatatactgtaaactcagtggccagtttattaggtacacccatctcgTACTGGGTAGGacacccctttgcctccagaacagcctgaattctccGGGGAATGGAAaccgttgctcaattggtatcaagggacgtaacgtgtgccaggaaaacattctccACACCAGTACACCCCCGCTATCAGCCtttaccgttgacaccaggcaggatggggggCCACGGACTCATGCTATTTaggccaaatcctgactctgccatcagcatgacgtcACAGGGACCGGGATTCatcggaccaggcaatgtttttttcccctcctcaactgtccagtgttggtgatggcTGCTGATAGGAGAGAACCATTTTTTTTTgtgtggtgtacctaataaactgggaACTGAGTGTACTTTAAAAAAAGCTGTAAATACCACAAGAGTGGGCGTTTAATGAGATGGTACTATATATGGTGTGTGTGACAGGCACCTGGCTGTCACAGTGACGTGTCAACCATGTTTACCACGAGCCGTCAGTCAGCTGGAAATGACTTTCCCACAAGTGACAGTTTACTGACGTCTTGCTGCCTGTCTTTTATTGAGGGCAGGTGGCAGGtgcaacactctctctctcggtaTCTGTACTTTTCCGTTGACCTCTGATTTATTGGGAAGGAACGACAGGGTTGTTCTGTTAGCTG is a window from the Oncorhynchus masou masou isolate Uvic2021 unplaced genomic scaffold, UVic_Omas_1.1 unplaced_scaffold_1746, whole genome shotgun sequence genome containing:
- the LOC135532149 gene encoding protein BCCIP homolog, translating into MASSAKRRAVGIGENPADSEDNSSDEGLENDGDSLENDSGSEEEINEEVIVDFEAHTITHNDYNGVKKLMQQLFLKARVNTSELTDLLIQQNHIGSVIRQAEVPEDSDDDEDPADEVFGFISMLNLTERKGVQCVEEVKDLILGQCEKSCPHSVTDDLEKVLNDTTKPVGLLLSERFINVPPQIALPLHKQLQ